In Tenrec ecaudatus isolate mTenEca1 chromosome 9, mTenEca1.hap1, whole genome shotgun sequence, the DNA window TCTCTtctcacatgtccaaagtctgtaggatgagatcttgccatccttacatctaaagagcactctggcctcgtTTCTTCTAGCatggatctgtttgtccttttagcagtagaactttcaatattcttctccagcaccacaaatcaaatgcaccgcttcttcttcagtcttccttattccgtgcccaacttccatatgcagatgaggcGGTTGGAAACACACCACGGCTTCtgtcagggacaccttagtcccGAAGTAACACCctcgctcttcaatactctaaagaggtcttgtgcagcagattgacctcatGCAACCTGGTTTTTGATgtcttgattgtgggtccaagcatgaAAAACTACTTGACAGCTTCCGTCTTTTCTCCATGACCTACTGATGACATGTTCacatcttctgtcttctttactgGCTCTTTTTGAGGGTAGGGAGAGGCTGTTCctgttttttcttgttttatcaAGGACTGCCTTTATGaatttctttttgtctttgtgttcTGAAATTTCTCTATTACATGAACTGCGAATGGATCTCATTTCATTTACCCTGTCAATTTcttaagattcttttttttttaatacttaaattttaagaaaatcttcaggagccctagtggtgtggtAGTTTCAAGTTGggatgctaacggcaaggtcagcagttcaaaatcaccagctgctctatgggagaaagtcaagacattctactcctgtgaagaattacagtctcgggaTCCCACAGGGGTAATTCgaccttgtcccatagggtccataggagccagaatcaactccattgcagctcattgttttgatttgttatGGGAAAGAAAACCCTCAGCCCTTACCTTTCAAAGAGTGCTCTGCTCCCTTCACCCTTGTCTTTGAAGAACTCCATTTACATGTGTGGTAGACTTCCCGACTAAATCCTCTATCATTCTTCTTTTGTATTTTCCCTCATTTTCAGTCTTTATGCTTAACTCTGGATAGTTTCTTCTGACCTTTCTTGTGATTTGCCCTTCTCTTCAGTCAGCCTTGCTCATGTTAACTATGTCCCCTGAATCCTTCAGAGTAGTAAGTGCATTTTTAAGCCCTGGAATTtttcattgtgttttgtttttttaacctgtaATTTAGATTTTTGTGTTTTCCTGTTAATGTTGGATATCTTAAGTCTGGCTGTTTATTTCCATAATAAACCTAATTAAATTGTGGTACTGCCTTTTAGCCAGCCTACCAGCTGAATACTGGTGGTTCTTCTGTGTTTGATGTCAGTTCTCGTTGATGTTATCTTATCTTCCACTATGGCTGGTCTTCTTTTATTGTGTCTGACCTGTTTGAAAACAAGCTAGATGAACCCATTCAAAGCCCAAGATACTCTCTTCTTCCAGAGAGGCATGTTTTTCGCTTTTGCCACATATCTGAGGGTATTGACAATTTGATATCATCTTAATCCAATTTCAGAATATGTTAGCTTTTAATAAGGAACAGAAATCTTACCAACTGAATAGAGAAGAGGTAGCAATGGAAGTACTGGAGGACAGCAAAGAAGGAGAGGAGCTGCAGTAATACTGAAACTGCGAGTACAGTATGCAGCTGCCATCCAGCAGCTCCGGTGGTGGAGTGGCTAAGCagtcagctgctaacctaaaggtcagctgttcaaacccaccagtctctcgggggggggggggcgagcaaCGATGCCAATCTGTTTCTGAGAGGATTATAGACTTTGAAACCCTGTGAGGCCGGTCTGCTCtgatggaattgactcgatggcagtgggcagtGGGCAGCTATCAGCCAGAGGGTGGAGGGGACAGGAGAAGAGCATAGTTATTTGGAAACCACAAGCTTGGAAGACAGGTCCTACAGAGCTGGGGCCTTGACCTCTGTGGAGGGGAGCTTCATCAGAAGTCAGACAAAAGCCTCACGACCTGTCTTTAGAAAAAATATCTCCTTCCTGAAGACATTTTACCACCACCTGTAGAGAAATTTCCATAATTTCTTTAGTACCATATGCAAATTTTCAACATCCACGTGTTAAAGGCATGCTTTCCATGTGGCACATTCATGCTACTGTCTCCCAAAAATGAGCCGAGTTCTGATTCACCCATCtcccattttctttcatttttgcttGCCTTCTCCATCTTTCTAATGCGATCAGAAGAGTAACTGGCAAAAAGTGCATGCAATCAACAAACTATTTGTAACCAGGCCATATATAAAATTAGTTTGTTTATTatgtgtgatttttaaaatattttcaaatgactCCTTATAGAGTAAAATATTTCTCTGTACCTTGTGTTCCAGAAGGATTAACATTCAATTGGAATGTTGAGGACTttattatatcttttcttttAATGTCAACTTCTTTTGTAGGTTCAGAGGAATAAAGTAAACATGAAAATCACAATCAAGTTACAACCACAAAACGGGATATAACAAGTCAGCTGATAAGATGTCTGAAGAGGAGGGTCCGACAGAAGAGCTAGATGAGGCCACGCATCAGTTGAGACGAGAGTCCGGGTCACTGCCAGAGGAAGACCTGGAAGTTACCGAAGAAGCACCAGCTTTGTCCCATGACCTTGCCGACAGCCTGGAAGGGCAATTTCCAGGCCAGATTTCTGAAACACCTCCTACAAATGATCCGTCAGAGTCCACAATTTCCTCTGAAAATGGGTCCATGATaagtgaagaactagaggaaatactTCCATTTTCTGAAACAAGTACTGAAAATGTCGAGTTAAAACCAGGACACATTCCAAGCCCATCATTATGGCTAACTGAGATGACTGAAGGGTATGAGACAGTAGGAAAAAGTACAAACCTCCAGGAAGAGAGTCAGGAAGAATCTGACTTAGGGTCCGAGAGATTTACAGTTAGCCTTCAGGCCAAAGGTTTACAGGAACTCCCTGAAGACATTTTAAAAGTCAAATATGTAAAATACCTATATTTAGACAATAACCAAATAAAAACTTTTCAAGCCGATGCAAGGGATATGCTAGGACTTGAAATTTTATCCTTGATGGAAAATGAGATAGTATCATTTCCATCTGACATTCACTTACTTTCTAATTTGAGGATATTAAAGCTCAGTCACAACAAAATATCAAATATCCCTAAAGAAATATCACAGCTGAAGAACATCagacaactctttttaaataaCAATTATATTGAGAATTTTCCTGCTGGCATagaaagtcttggaaacttgaACATTTTAAATTTGGCTAATAATAAGTTAAAATATATACCAGAAACTCTATCTAACTTAAAAAAGTTGAGGAGTCTCAATCTGGAATGCAATCAGTTAACAGTATTTCCTAAAGCTCTGTGCTTCCTCCCAAACTTAATTTCCCTAAACCTTAATGAAAACCTGATAAACAGTTTGCCAAAAGAAATTAAGGAACTTAAGTGTTTGGAAAGCCTTTCACTTGACCACAATAAATTGACTTTTCTGGCTGTGGAAATTTTTATGTTGCTCAAAATGAAAGAACTCCAACTGGCTGACAATAAATTAGAAGTTATTTCACACAAAATTGAGACTTTCAAGGAACTTAGAGTACTTATATTGGATAAGAATTTATTGAAAGAAATACCAGAGAAAATTTCCCACTGTGTAATGTTGGAATGCCTTAGTCTCAATGATAACAAATTAACAAAGCTTCCTAAGACTATTCACAAGCTTAAAAATTTAAGGAAACTCCATTTAAACAAAAACAGTATGTTGGAAATAACAGAAAATATCTCACATCTTAGTAATATACACAGTCTCGAATTTGCAGGAAATGCGATCACCAGTGTTCCCATTGAGATAAAAAACTGCAGAAAAGTAACAACAGTTAACTTAAGctataacaaaataatatattttccaGTGGGACTGTGTGCACTGGAGTATCTTTATCATTTGCATTTTAATGGCAATTATATTTCAGAAATACCTGTGGATATATCTTTCAGTAAACAACTGCTGCACTTAGAGCTTAATGAAAACAGACTCCCCATATTTTCTGAGCACTTATGTCCCCTTATTAATCTTGAATACCTGGATCTTGGTAGAAACcatataaataaaattccatcacTCATTTCCAATATGGTATCACTCCATGTGCTTATTTTATGCCACAATAAATTTGAAACTTTCCCAAAAGAATTGTGTGATTTAGAAAATTTGCAAGTACTTGATCTTTCTGAAAATCAAATACAAATAATTCCTTCAGAGATCCGTAACTTAAAAGGAATCCAAAAATTGAATTTCTCAAGCAATCAGTTCACAAGTTTTCCTATTGAGTTGTGTCATCTTCAGTCACTGGAAGGGCTGACGATAAGTCAGATAAATGGGAGAAAGGTAAGAAGATATTGATGCACCAGGCTTTTCAGGGAAGAAGGGACCAAGAATCAACCTAAActatagttgtgtgtgtgtgtgcgtgtgcaagtGTGCATGCACGACTTATATATTTTCTCAGTATGAGTTACAAATACACTTCTCAACACAATAGCTTTACAGGAAAACAgttcattaaaatgaaatgtcaaGTGGTTAAAGCTACCAAATTTCAGCTTCATCATAAGAATTTTAAAgcaataaataatataaatacatCATGGAAAATAATGAAAAGGAAGTAGACTGCAACTATTGGTTGTATGCTAACAAAACTTTCTAGCCCttgtttttctcttacagagcatTTTGAGAAAATTGTACTCAATTTAAAATTCACTCAACTTTCAGTAATCATTCCTTCATGATATGGTGTATGCTTGCATTGTAACAAATACATGATTTCTTCAAATAATCCTCTGTTGTTCAGCATTTAAGAATGTCGTAGTTTTGCTACGTGTTGTAGTTTTTCTGTTGTGCTGTAATAGGCTTCAGAAAGATAGCCTTTTTCATGTTCTAGACAATTTCCTTAGAGAGTTTCCTTAAAAACTGCTGAATCAATAGGAATTAACATTTTTATGTTTagcattgcattttattttaatgcTAAAGGTGATTTTTATGAAATGTTCAACCAGAACATTACAGATTGATATGAAGGCCCCAGTAAATCAACGATGAGAACACAGCTGTCATCTGGCTTTCATTTGATCACCCTGCATCTGTGCTAGTCCGGGCTTTGAGAAGCAGAGTCACAATGAACATTAGCACTGTAATTACTAGAGCaggtgttctcaaccttcctcaggccgcaaccctttcagacagttcctcatgtgctggggacccccaaccatacaattattttcgttgctactacataactgtaattttgctaatgttatgaatcgggtgaccccagaggggtctcgacccagaggttgagaaccactgtactagagAGCCCTGCACTTAAGAAATAGATTTACTTCTGCTTAGCATATTTCCCAGACGTATTTGAGCTTTAATTTAACACCCCCACACAATACATTCCCAGAAAGGCTACCACAGGGAATACTTGCAAAAACAGATGAAATGCTTTAAACACAGAAAGAACCcctaccctccccccaaaaaaagaatgtCGATATAGTGTGAAAAATGTAGTTAAATGTTATTAAACaatatctatatataaatattGTTAAATGGAAACCTAGGTTGCTATGTAAACTCTcaccaaaacacaataaaatatatttaaaataaaaacaaaaagccacCTTTTAGTTTAATTATGCTTTACAGTCATCAGCCATTTCCTGGGCTGGTTTATAAGCCTCTGACCTTCTTTTTCTGTACCTTAAGTAGTATGTCTTCAAGCTGTGTCCTtggttttctctctcctttctattaCCTTAGATGCTCACACCTGCCACTTGCATGCACATGACCCCCAAATCGACATAGCATGAGCTGATCTCTCGCCAATGTACTAACCCCAGAGTGGCCGACTTTTCACTGGGAATTCTGTGCTCCTTCTTGTCTGTTGTGTCAGGCGGTGTATAACTTTTAAATCAAAATCACCATCGTTACTCAGCCTAACTCCTTTAGAATCGTCTCCATTTCTGTTTGTGATGCCAACTTTCAAATCTACCATGCTAGACACCATGTAatcatccttggtttcttttgTCATCATTGATCTTACCCAATCTTACCAAAAAATAGGTCTCAAATTTCCTTGGaaattgcacttggattatctcttgTTTTCTAACCTCACTGCCTCCATCATGGTCCACAGCCATCCCTTCAGGCCCAGATTATTCCAGAAGCTTCCTGACAAGATTCTCTTTGACTCAGTCTCCCCTCTTTTATCTGGGCTTGTAAAGGCTGTAAGACTTCAATCTAGAGAACTATTCTCAGTGTATCATTTCTGCTTTTCAGGATCCAGTCTTCTTTTCTATTGCTTGCTCGAAGTAGATGGTTGCCAAGAACTACAATCCACAGCACTGCATAATTTTAAAGATCACCAGAttgaaggggaagaaagaaacaATTATTTACAAGTGTTCCCCTCAAGAAGAATATATTGAAATGACCACTTTTATAAATCCCTCGGGATAGGAATGAGATGCTCACGCGATGAATTCACTTAATAACAGGATCACTAAACAGTCAACAGTCATCTGAAGGAAATAGATCCAGTTTAGGGGTCGGCAAACTGCAGCTTGCAAACCATATGCAGCTCTTTCCGTGTGtctatgtggctctgaagtaaaaatttaaatattaaagtatattattcagataatgatttcatttgttagtaaaaatatattcatggctcccaaataatttttaaattgtgatggATAGAATTGGtttttctgtctcaaaagtttgccgaccCCTGCCTAGTTAATTACAAGGCTTTTAATTTGTTGAGTGAAGAATGTCCAACAGTAGTCTTCCTCCTACAATATTTCTATCTTCACATGACTCTCCAGAAGTGGTCTCAAGcttactgacattgagtcaattctgattcatacctAGTCCCTGACTTATTGGCCAACAGGACCCACCCAACTGTTAAGATCCAGCTGCTACGTGATATGTGtccaaaccaaacaccaaactcatggctgttgagttgattctgactcagcaaccctatttggatttccatttctgtaaatatttacaagagcaggcagcctcatctttctcctgcatagtgactggtgggttttgaGCAACCAACCCGGGAGGTTAACAGCTCAGTGTTTATCCATCCCACTGCATATATGCAGATGATCTCAATAAAGAGGTGAAAGTAGTGTGTCTGCAGCCCAATGCAACAGCTGTGATTCATCCTGTGGGTCAAAATGCAATCTTCCCAGACGTGCAACCTGTGGGCTACATTGGTTCAGGAAGTAGTCGTGACAGTTCTGGGTATGGAAACATTACATGATTTCTGGAAGAATTATAATGTTCTTCAATTTGCCAAACATTGCATATTGCTGGAAGGAAGTTACAGGAAAATGCGTGCAGAGGATTTTGAAAAAACTGCTGAGTTATATAAGCATGCCCCAAGCATTTGATCAAGATAAGATCATCAAAGCGATCAACAGAGAAATCATCCAAATGGCAAGAAACCTGGATTTAGAATTTGATATTGGCAATGTGGAGCAGCTCCTAGATCACGTAGATCACATCCTGAACTCATCGATCAGGATATCATGGACTTTGAAGATGCGAAAAAGAATGCTGAAGAAGAAATAATGAGGAAGAGAGGaaattgccaaaaaaaaaaaaaaaagatagtagAAAGATAAACTGAAGTGTTTCTAAACTAAATCAAGGTTTCAATGGCTTGAAACCAATACACAGATTTCAGTAGTGAGATACCGTATATATTCTAGTACAagccgagcttttcagcacattttaaatgcagtttttgtaaaatcaggtgcctcgcCTGagattcgggtcagcttatattcaagtatatacagtattcctctaaatatataaagaaaaatatcataCAGACAACTCTAACTTTCTAACTAGAAATATAGTCTCCATTTCCAGGgataacctggataatccagaaCCACAAATGGAGCTATTGCTGCAGCTGACAACAGTGCCAACATTGGTCTAACACTTCATCAACAGAGTTGAATTTATGATTTGTGTATTTTTATGTATCAAAATATTTATATGTAGTGTTTCCAACCCCCaaaggcaaaaaaagaaagaaagaaaaagatgggaTTTATAAAGGGACTGAAAATAAAAGGCAATAATATACTTTTTCAAAACTGTAATGTTGGCAAAGATATTGAACCTACCAGGAACTACAAGAACAACAAtggaatctgtcttagaagaagaacAAGCGTAATGCTGCTCAGAGAGACACCAGCCAAGGCTCATCTCGGGCACTTTGGagctgtcatcaggagggaccatgagtcacatcaggcttggtaaagtagcgggtCACTGGAAAATAGGAGGGTCCTAATGAGACGGACAGACAGGGCTGCGACACTGGGCTCAAATCGAGGAGTGGTTGGGAGGATGGTGTGGACGGGGTTGCGTTTCATTGTCATCCATGGGTtgacatgagttggaaccaacttgacagctctTCACAACAAAAGAAGTATATGCCAGGAGGACTCACAACAGAGTTGTTGAAAGATCTGTTGTGGATTGGGGCCCTCTGTACTTTCATCAATGCTGAGCAAGAGATTAAAGAAAACTGGTTTGAAGGGTTGTCAAATTCTGGACTGCACACTTGTCTTGACCTTACTGAGCGGAGCTGCTTTCATGCTATTGACCCTCACAAGTCTCCTcctgcccagcacctcctctACTGGCCATTTTTATGCATCTTTGTCTGGTCTTCATTGTCCTAACTTCTATTCATTTTTAAGAGGCTATTCACATTCCCCCCTTTACACAAAGCTTTCCTTTAGTTTTCTGAATTGTACTGAAATATGTCATTACCAGTCATCTTTATTTGGGCATTTGATTATTTGTTACTTTATGCATTCTTGATTTTTTGATATAAGAGCCTTTTGTTGCCTGAACTAAAATTTAATCTCCTGGAACTCAGGAGCTCTTAGGCTTCTATGGTAGCTCAAAGAATATCAAGTATAATATCCAACATGTACCTTATTGATTTCTGAGTGGACTATTTTCCAGTGTATTTATAGAATTTCCTTTATTTCAAAAGTCACTTGGAGCAGACTCCTTTTCTAGGAGTACacatatttctgcttcaattttgctAAGTGCTTTagttctggctcttttgcagcagTCTTTGCCCTGGGGACTTCCATCCAGCTCACCTTGCCCAGCTATGTGATTTCATTCTACAGGGCTTTACTGGGCATTTACGGTACTTGGATTGTATTCTGCTCCAGAACACATACACAAAATGTATAAAACATTTaggcaaataaaataaataagtaacaaTAGTTGCTAATCGATGAATGTCAGAATGAACAAAAGTGTCAAACATGGGACAGAGTCGTTTGGAATGGTTTGGGGAAAGAGGTAAGAAAAACGGAGCAGGGTGTCAATAAACACAAGAGTTGGGAAAGTGAGGGGAGGCGCTTAGGAGGACACAGGTGGAACGGACAGGTTTGGCTGTATCAGGGGGTGAGCTGGATACTCTGTAATAACTTGCAAGTTTTAGATAGAAGGGGCAACCGAGAAATGGCCCAATGAAAAAGAATTCCTTTCTAGGATAAAACaaattcttccttttaatttttaaaaaagagatgtaGCCATTTAAATAATTGCTGAAAGTATATTTAATCTTTGTTACAGTTAAcagaacttccagaagaactGTCTAATATGCTTCAACTTAAAGAGCTTGACATCTCAAATAACGCAATCAGAGAGATTCCGAGGACTATAGGGGGATTGACAAGTTTGGTTCGTTTAAATGCATGCAACAATCAAATAAGTTATCTGCCACcgtcttttctatttttaaatgatctCCAGCAACTAAACTTGAGTGGTGAGTGTCAAGCCTAATCCATAACATTAATCGATAAGCCATGTGTATCCAGTCCATTCGGGAACTTTGCTGGCAAAACAGACTTAACAAGCAGTCAGCACAATGCATCTAATACCCACGAAAGATGTGGTACAGAGAATGAGAACAAAGCCGGCAGTCCAGTTCCTACACTGAAAGAAGTTAGAGTCTAGCTGCGGAAGGGGGAcacattttctgttcttttctacCTCCTCGGCTTCTACCTAGTCTTTCTGTGATACTTCCCTTTTTAAACCTGACCGCATCCCTCCCTTGATATACACATAGGCGACCTCAAGTTGGAatgttttttcctttcttgttcCCCGAACCCCACTCCCATTCCCTCCAGTACCCCCAAACTGTGCATGTAGTTTATAAAAAGGGAATCACTCACTCTAAAAGGTATTAGAAAAGATTTCCCAAAGCACTAGATGGATAGTTTTCTTAAGTTTTCCTATGAAATATTTCGAACTTATaggaagaacaaaaaatatctgcACCTACTTCCAGATATACATATCTTAGCATTTTAATATTTACTAGATGTAATGGTACTGAAATTGTATATACTTTCCCATTCCTCTTTTAAACATTGTGTGTgcatatgcatgtatacataAAAATGTACTACTATGTTGAGTTATTTAGGTTTGTGAAATTGTATCATACTCTATGGATCAGTTTCTTTTTTCActtcttatatttttaatattctcacacactcactgccatcaagtcagttccaactcgtacAACCCCatggaacagagcagcaaagcCTTTCTGGGTGCCAGAGGTGGTACATCTTGTTGCTGTGGTTAGGTGTCgtccagtcagctctgacccgCAGGGACCCTATGCTCAGCAGAGCAGAACAGCacatggtcctgagccatcctcaaatTGTGcccttatggttgagcccattgttgcagccactgtgtggctCCGTCTCGTTAaggacctttctcttttttccttgcccttccactttcacaaacgtgatgtccttctccagggactggtctctcctaacaatatgcCCAGAATATgttagacaaagtcttgccatcttgcctctacagagcactctggccttacttcttcccacagagatttgcttgtccttttagcagtccctggtacttttctTCTCCATGTACTtctgcagcaccacaattcaaatgcatcaaacctTCATCAATCTTCctcttcactgtccaactttcacacgcataggatGCAATGGGAGatgccatgacttgagtcaggcgttcattagtgctcaaagtaacatcgttgcttttccatattctaaagaggttttgtgcggcAGACTAACCTAaggcactacatcttttgatctctcgactgctgcttccttcaATATTGATTGCGCATCCAagtaagacgaaatccttgacaacttcaaccacttctccatttatcatgatgtcacctataggtccagttttgaggattttggtcttccttacattaagttgtaatttatagtgaaggctacaatccttgatcttcatcacttcAACACTtcatcctcctcgctttcagcaagcaaagttgggtcatctgcataatacaggttgttaataagccttcttccaatcctgacgcCACTCTAATTCCtataatccagcatctctgatgattttctcaggctACAGATTGAACAGGGATGATgcgaggacacaaccctgatgcacacttgtgattttgaaccatgcaccgTTCCCTCGTTCTGTTCGTGCAACTGGTTCTTGCGCCATGcgtaagttccacatgagcacaatgatgtgttctggaatcTCACTCTCCTCGGGGTTCTCTAGCGTTTATTGTGGTCTGCACAGTCGGGTGCCTTCGCGTCGTCAATGCAACACgagtaagtaaacatctttctggtgcttTTGCTTTGactcaagagccatctgacatcaacagtgatatcctttgttccacagcctcttctgaatcctgactAATTCTGGCAGTTCCCCGTCAATaaactgctgcaaccgttgtggGGTGATTttaagcaaaactttacttgcgtgtgatatggTTGTTCTATACTTGGAGCATTGTGCttggtcccctttctttggaatggacacaaatatggatctcttccagtcagttggccaggtatctgtcttccaaatttcctggcatagaccagtgagtgctttcagtgctgcttcagcttgctgaaacacttCAGTGGATGTTCCATCAGTTCCTAGGagtcaaattgactgcatctacggaaagagatgatggagcagC includes these proteins:
- the LRRD1 gene encoding leucine-rich repeat and death domain-containing protein 1, whose product is MSEEEGPTEELDEATHQLRRESGSLPEEDLEVTEEAPALSHDLADSLEGQFPGQISETPPTNDPSESTISSENGSMISEELEEILPFSETSTENVELKPGHIPSPSLWLTEMTEGYETVGKSTNLQEESQEESDLGSERFTVSLQAKGLQELPEDILKVKYVKYLYLDNNQIKTFQADARDMLGLEILSLMENEIVSFPSDIHLLSNLRILKLSHNKISNIPKEISQLKNIRQLFLNNNYIENFPAGIESLGNLNILNLANNKLKYIPETLSNLKKLRSLNLECNQLTVFPKALCFLPNLISLNLNENLINSLPKEIKELKCLESLSLDHNKLTFLAVEIFMLLKMKELQLADNKLEVISHKIETFKELRVLILDKNLLKEIPEKISHCVMLECLSLNDNKLTKLPKTIHKLKNLRKLHLNKNSMLEITENISHLSNIHSLEFAGNAITSVPIEIKNCRKVTTVNLSYNKIIYFPVGLCALEYLYHLHFNGNYISEIPVDISFSKQLLHLELNENRLPIFSEHLCPLINLEYLDLGRNHINKIPSLISNMVSLHVLILCHNKFETFPKELCDLENLQVLDLSENQIQIIPSEIRNLKGIQKLNFSSNQFTSFPIELCHLQSLEGLTISQINGRKLTELPEELSNMLQLKELDISNNAIREIPRTIGGLTSLVRLNACNNQISYLPPSFLFLNDLQQLNLSGNNLTALPSGIYNLFSLRQINFDGNPLIRPPMEICKGKQLYTIARYLLRAEERDEKILEKIFMIVANHITETHFEFLSQKLKLANSEMKAHSNLTLSERVYQALQSWKTESSNSSQSAVALRDQLIRTLTMIGAYEIMDKITAFKLFTSAIKF